In Drosophila pseudoobscura strain MV-25-SWS-2005 chromosome 4, UCI_Dpse_MV25, whole genome shotgun sequence, the following proteins share a genomic window:
- the LOC6903171 gene encoding uncharacterized protein, producing the protein MPLKCIVQCVHKIAHNLIAARPAVTITSGGCQVPAKNGPIANMIFFAAIAWPLYVCLMQDVIIMLKEMTKKMTRK; encoded by the exons ATGCCTTTGAAGTGCATAGTCCAGTGCGTCCACAAGATAGCACACAACCTAATCGCAGCCCGGCCCGCAGTGACGATTACAAGCGGA GGCTGCCAGGTGCCCGCTAAGAATGGCCCTATAGCCAATATGATCTTCTTCGCGGCAATCGCCTGGCCGCTGTACGTGTGCCTCATGCAGGACGTAATCATCATGCTCAAGGAAATGACCAAGAAGATGACGCGCAAATAG
- the gNacalpha gene encoding nascent polypeptide-associated complex subunit alpha has product MGKKQKNQKAAATAAATASATAAATAAINVGEAAFKAATKDMWLDKALTFGRDEEAPSTSKKSKNPDYNEAMQQLMEMTKKYPQLGDHACTALSDDEVDSDDDVTDAVGSLDPQAGAMPLGAHRQSRGEKKARRLLSKLDLKPVENVSRVTMRKNKNILLYIDQPDVFKVGDSYLCFGDVKVEDITQMATAQAAERFRENATAADQSEREALAWAKANENDQEEPEFDEELLMELDDKDIDLVQMQATCSRTKAIKALLDNENDVVNAIMALTLASN; this is encoded by the coding sequence ATgggaaaaaagcaaaagaatcAGAaggccgctgccaccgccgctgccacggcctctgccaccgccgctgccacgGCCGCTATCAATGTCGGCGAAGCTGCCTTTAAAGCTGCCACAAAAGATATGTGGCTGGACAAAGCGCTTACCTTTGGCCGGGACGAAGAAGCCCCTTCCACTTCAAAGAAGAGCAAAAACCCGGACTACAACGAAGCAATGCAGCAACTGATGGAGATGACCAAGAAATACCCCCAGCTGGGGGACCATGCTTGCACGGCTTTGTCTGATGACGAGGTGGACTCTGATGACGATGTGACTGATGCTGTGGGCAGTTTGGACCCGCAAGCTGGGGCCATGCCCCTCGGCGCACATAGGCAGTCGCGTGGCGAGAAGAAGGCCCGCCGTTTGCTCTCGAAGCTAGACCTGAAGCCCGTGGAGAACGTCAGCCGCGTGACGATGCGCAAGAACAAGAACATCTTGCTCTATATCGATCAGCCCGATGTCTTCAAGGTCGGCGACTCTTACCTTTGCTTCGGCGATGTGAAAGTCGAGGACATCACCCAGATGGCCACCGCTCAGGCTGCCGAGCGCTTTCGCGAGAACGCCACCGCAGCCGATCAGAGCGAGCGGGAGGCCCTTGCCTGGGCTAAAGCTAATGAAAACGACCAGGAGGAGCCGGAGTTCGACGAGGAACTTCTCATGGAACTGGACGACAAGGACATCGATCTGGTCCAGATGCAGGCCACCTGCTCGCGCACCAAGGCCATCAAAGCCCTGCTGGATAACGAGAACGATGTGGTGAACGCCATCATGGCCCTCACCCTGGCCAGCAACTAA
- the LOC6903172 gene encoding proteasome activator complex subunit 3-like, producing MSNETATTSIQSKQTVSKVQEYKDTLIQMTELLVTRRFPEIIVQLNELLTTPMFKERNVEEIHQDVNIPVLPPDLVQNHSDSSDSDSDGHGDDQPEKKRARNDIVVGCPVLALPSGSVSCNQSICEIIDVVKPKIRALIEHANVLKMWISFMIPKIEDGNNFGVSVQEDTLTEIRAVESDAATWFFQISAYFRSRAKIVSSLAKHPYIEDYRQAVTELDEQEYLNLWLVVSEVRNHYSSLHDLVVKNLEKLKRPRNANTESLY from the coding sequence ATGTCGAACGAGACAGCCACCACAAGCATACAGTCCAAGCAAACCGTCTCCAAGGTCCAGGAGTACAAAGATACTCTGATCCAGATGACAGAGCTGCTGGTGACCAGGCGCTTTCCGGAGATAATCGTGCAGCTGAACGAGCTGCTCACAACCCCCATGTTCAAGGAGCGCAATGTCGAAGAGATACATCAGGATGTTAACATACCGGTCCTGCCGCCGGATCTTGTACAAAATCATAGCGATAGCAGTGATAGCGATAGCGATGGCCATGGCGATGACCAACCGGAGAAGAAGCGTGCTCGCAACGATATTGTGGTGGGGTGCCCAGTACTGGCGCTGCCAAGCGGCTCCGTGTCTTGCAACCAGTCGATCTGCGAGATAATCGACGTGGTCAAGCCCAAGATCCGCGCTCTGATAGAGCATGCCAATGTCTTGAAAATGTGGATATCGTTCATGATACCGAAAATCGAGGACGGCAACAACTTTGGCGTCTCCGTCCAGGAGGACACTCTCACCGAAATTCGAGCCGTCGAATCGGATGCGGCCACCTGGTTCTTCCAGATCTCGGCCTACTTCCGCTCGCGTGCCAAGATCGTGTCGAGTCTGGCCAAACATCCGTACATCGAGGACTACCGACAAGCCGTCACCGAGCTGGACGAGCAGGAGTACCTCAATCTGTGGCTCGTGGTGTCCGAGGTTCGCAACCACTACTCCTCGCTTCACGATTTAGTCGTCAAGAACTTGGAGAAGCTTAAGAGGCCGCGCAACGCGAACACCGAGAGCTTGTACTAG